A stretch of DNA from Serinibacter arcticus:
GCCGGGACGTGAGCTGGTTCATGGTGAGTCCTCCCGACCGGCGCAGGAGGGTCCTGGCCGACACCCAACTATACAAACATGTTTGTATAGTTGGGTGTCGGATCGGAGGGTGGGATCGCTGTGACTCCGGTCTCAGCGCGCGGCCAGGGCGGCGAACCTCCGGGCGTGCACGGTGTCGAGGACGAGGAGGAACGCGCCCTGGAGGATCACGGCGGCGCCGTCGGCCGCCACGGTCGGACGGGGCGGGTTCCGCCAGCGGGTGAGGAACACACCGCCGGCGACGTAGCCGACGTCGAGCACCGCGTTGACCGCCGTGAGGGTGCGCATCCGCCGGGCCCGCGCGCGGGCGTCGTCGGCGTCGGTCGGTGGCTCGGCCACGCCGCGGCTCCCGGCGGCGGCGATGAGGCCGTCGATCGCCGCCCAGGCGAGGGTCTGGCGACCGAAGGTGGTGGCGTGCGGGCGCGTCGTGGCCGCGCCGACCGCCAGCGCGCCGAGACCGACCACCGCCGACACGGCGGCGCCGGTGGTCAGGGTGCGCAGCAGCTCCCGCTCGACGGCGTGCACCTCGCTCGGGAGCGTGCCCTCGCGTCCCATCAGCTCGCCGCCCGTCCCTGCCAGGTGCAGACGCACGCCTCGTTGCCCTCGACGTCGGCGAGCACCCAGAACGCCGGTGCCTCCTCGGCCGACACGAGCGTGCCGCCGGCGGCCAGGGCCGCCTCGAGCCGGGCGGGTGCCTCGTCGTGCGCGACGGTGACGTCGACGTGGATCCGGTTGCGCTGAGGACGCGGGGCATCCATCTGCTGGAACCAGACGTCCGGTCCGACGCCGTCGGGGTCGACGAGCTCGTCGGGAGCCGTGCGGCGGTACCCGAGCACGGCCTCCCAGAACGCCGAGACGGCGGGGATGTCGATCGCGTCGATGGCGACCTCGATCGCCTGCCCCGCCGAGCCCTTCGCGCCGAGTCCGGCCGCCTCGGCGAGCGCGCTCACGCGGGCGGCCAGCGTGACGTCGCGCTCGGTGAGGCCGCCGACGTCGTGGCTCGTGGTCGTCACCACGACCGCGCCCCACCGCAGCAGCAGGTCCGGGTGGTGGTCGAGCTCCTGGGCCAGCGCCGCGACGTCGGCGGTGAACCGTGTCAGCGCGGGGTAGTCCTTCGACGTGAAGGTGGCGCGCAGCCGCCCGAGCATCACCCGCCAGTGGCGTTCGTCGACGGAGGCGCTGACTTCGGAGTGGGGGAGCGTGACGGCCATGCCCCACCCTCGCACCGGTCACCGACATCCGGCCAGGGCCGTGCCGGACCGTCGTGGCCGCACGGTCGTGGGCCCGGAGCGTCGCCGTCGGTGATGATGGTCGGATGGACGACCTCACGCCCCTCCTCCCGAACGTCACCGGCACCGCTCTCGGATCCCAGGTCGCCCCGCACGAGGCCGCCGAGCTCGAGGCCATCGAGGCCGAGCTGGGCGAGGCCCTCGAGCTGACCGAGCCGGTCGCGCTGCCGCCCGTCCTGGTCGAGCTGCTGACCGCCGGCGTCGAGCTCCTCACCCTGGAGTCCGGCCGCCTGTCCGCCGTCGACGACCGCGTGCGCGACGAGCTCGGCCTGCTCGGGCGCGACACGGGCGCCTACCTGGCCGACTACGAGTTCGCCGAGTACATGCCGGGGGCGGCGCCGATCGCGCTCGACGGCGCCGGCGGCTTCTTCTGCCTCGACCTGCGCGCCGTGGTGGCGGGCGAGGCGGAGAACGACGGCGGGGCGCCCCTGGTGTGGTCGCACGCGGGCAACCTGGGCTGGGACGACGACGCCGTCGTGCCGATCGCCGACGACCTCGCCCAGCTCCTGCTGGGCTGAGCGGGCCGACGCCGGTGCCCCGTCCCACCCGCGAGGAGCTCGCCGCGGCGCTCGAGCGCACGGCCGACGACCTCGTCCCGCCCCGCCTGCGCCTGCTGTTCGTCGGCATCAACCCCAGCCCGTGGACGGCCGCCGTCGGAGCGCACTTCGCCCGTCCGGGCAACCGGTTCTACCCAGCGCTCGCGGCCGCCGGGATCGTGCCCGAGGTCATCGACGCCTCGGAGGGCTACCGCCCGCAGGACCGGGCGCTGCTCGAGGCGGCCGGCGTCGGCGTCTCCAACCTCGTGCGCCGCGCGACGGCACGCGCCGACGAGCTCACGCGCGAGGAGCTGCGGGCCGGGGCCGAGCGGCTGGAGCGCGACGTCGCGGGATGGCGCCCCGCCGTCGTCGCCGTCCTGGGGGTGACCGCCTACCGGGAGGGCTTCGCGCGGCCGCGCGCCGCCGTCGGGAAGCAGGAGGAGACGCTCGGCGGGGCCGAGCTGTGGGTGGTGCCGAACCCGAGCGGCCTCAACGCGCACGAGAGCGTGGCGAGCCTCGCGACCGCCTATGCGGCGCCGGCGCGGGCGGCGGGCGTCATCGCCTGATCCGGCGTCGAGCAGCGAGCGGAGCGCTCACTCGTACGTGGTGTCCAGCGCGAGCGACCCCAGCAGGCGCGTCGGCGGGTCGAGCGCGACCGCCGAGTCGGCGGGCTCGGCCGTCAGCAGCGGGAGCAGGCGCTTCTCCTCGTAGGCGAAGTGCGTGAGCATGACGGCCTCGATGCCGTCGAGGTGGTGCGACAGCGTGTCCTCGTCGCCGCCGGCGGTGAGCGCGCCGTCGAAACCGCGGATGAGGTGCGCGAGCATCGAGTGGTCGCGCTGCAGGTCCGTCACCAGGTCGGCGAGGTCCCGGTGCGCGCCGAGGATGGCCGGGAAGAGGTGCTCGTCCTCGGCGACGTGGTGCTCGGCGAGCGCGAGGCAGAAGCCGGTGCAGTAGACCTGCAGGTCCGTGCTCGCGAGCGCGACGGGGTTGCCGCCGTCGATCGCCGCCCGCGCGAGGTCGACGGCGCGGCGCAGCCGGGCGTGGACGGCCCGGAGCTCGGCAGCCAGGGCCGCGGAGCGCGACCTCGGGACGGCTGACACGCCACCAGTCTGACGCAGCGGTCGGTCGGGCGCAGGGGTCGGTCGGGCGCAGGGGTCGGTCGGGCGCAGCGAAGGGCGGGCGGGCCGCTCGCTCGAGATCGAGCTGCGTCCCGCCCGCCCTCCGGCGTAACGTGCTGGTGCTAGGCGGCCCTGACGACCGAGGACTTCACGAGGGCGCCGGGGCGGATGGTGACGCCCGGGGCGACGTGCACGTCGTCCTCCACGCG
This window harbors:
- a CDS encoding DUF6992 family protein, producing MRLHLAGTGGELMGREGTLPSEVHAVERELLRTLTTGAAVSAVVGLGALAVGAATTRPHATTFGRQTLAWAAIDGLIAAAGSRGVAEPPTDADDARARARRMRTLTAVNAVLDVGYVAGGVFLTRWRNPPRPTVAADGAAVILQGAFLLVLDTVHARRFAALAAR
- a CDS encoding VOC family protein, with translation MAVTLPHSEVSASVDERHWRVMLGRLRATFTSKDYPALTRFTADVAALAQELDHHPDLLLRWGAVVVTTTSHDVGGLTERDVTLAARVSALAEAAGLGAKGSAGQAIEVAIDAIDIPAVSAFWEAVLGYRRTAPDELVDPDGVGPDVWFQQMDAPRPQRNRIHVDVTVAHDEAPARLEAALAAGGTLVSAEEAPAFWVLADVEGNEACVCTWQGRAAS
- a CDS encoding SMI1/KNR4 family protein, which codes for MDDLTPLLPNVTGTALGSQVAPHEAAELEAIEAELGEALELTEPVALPPVLVELLTAGVELLTLESGRLSAVDDRVRDELGLLGRDTGAYLADYEFAEYMPGAAPIALDGAGGFFCLDLRAVVAGEAENDGGAPLVWSHAGNLGWDDDAVVPIADDLAQLLLG
- a CDS encoding mismatch-specific DNA-glycosylase; the protein is MPRPTREELAAALERTADDLVPPRLRLLFVGINPSPWTAAVGAHFARPGNRFYPALAAAGIVPEVIDASEGYRPQDRALLEAAGVGVSNLVRRATARADELTREELRAGAERLERDVAGWRPAVVAVLGVTAYREGFARPRAAVGKQEETLGGAELWVVPNPSGLNAHESVASLATAYAAPARAAGVIA
- a CDS encoding hemerythrin domain-containing protein → MSAVPRSRSAALAAELRAVHARLRRAVDLARAAIDGGNPVALASTDLQVYCTGFCLALAEHHVAEDEHLFPAILGAHRDLADLVTDLQRDHSMLAHLIRGFDGALTAGGDEDTLSHHLDGIEAVMLTHFAYEEKRLLPLLTAEPADSAVALDPPTRLLGSLALDTTYE